In one window of Polaromonas naphthalenivorans CJ2 DNA:
- a CDS encoding D-hexose-6-phosphate mutarotase has protein sequence MHLPAQITPRQHAGHSALQLTTRHGTAIIALHGAHLLSWTPTGQRDVLWLSPEALPEPAAIRGGVPVCWPWFAKQGMPASALQHGPARVLPWQVSAIHASSDDEISLSLVPCAQATGDASSSLAELAPGLQVSLRITLGETLSQTLHTRNLGSETFQLTQALHSYFAVSHAAQVGIEGLIDLPYLDKLLGMTTDVQQVPFALDVACDRIYHAAQKSGDSFPGRYTLTDPAWQRRLVIETEGSQSVVVWNPGREGARSIADVPNDGWQDFFCIEAANAGPDGVTLAPGAEHRLGQTLSIK, from the coding sequence ATGCACCTTCCAGCCCAGATCACCCCCCGCCAGCATGCAGGCCACAGCGCCCTGCAACTGACCACCCGCCACGGCACCGCCATCATCGCCCTGCACGGCGCGCACCTGCTGTCGTGGACGCCCACGGGCCAGCGCGATGTGCTCTGGCTGTCTCCCGAGGCCCTGCCCGAGCCCGCCGCCATTCGCGGCGGCGTGCCGGTGTGCTGGCCGTGGTTTGCCAAGCAGGGCATGCCCGCCAGCGCGCTGCAGCACGGCCCGGCGCGCGTTCTGCCGTGGCAGGTCAGCGCGATTCACGCCAGCAGCGACGATGAAATCAGCCTGAGCCTCGTACCCTGCGCGCAAGCCACCGGCGATGCCTCGTCCAGCCTTGCGGAACTCGCGCCCGGTCTGCAGGTCAGCCTGCGCATCACGCTGGGCGAAACCCTGAGCCAGACCCTGCACACGCGCAACCTGGGCAGTGAAACTTTTCAGCTGACGCAGGCCCTGCACAGCTACTTTGCCGTCAGCCACGCAGCGCAGGTAGGCATCGAAGGCCTCATCGACCTGCCCTACCTGGACAAGCTGCTCGGCATGACGACGGACGTGCAGCAAGTCCCTTTTGCACTCGATGTGGCCTGCGACCGCATCTACCATGCCGCACAAAAATCGGGCGATTCGTTTCCAGGGCGCTACACGCTGACCGACCCGGCCTGGCAACGCCGCCTCGTGATCGAGACCGAAGGCAGCCAGTCCGTGGTGGTCTGGAACCCGGGCCGCGAAGGCGCCCGCAGCATCGCCGACGTGCCCAATGACGGCTGGCAAGATTTTTTCTGCATCGAGGCGGCGAATGCCGGGCCGGATGGAGTGACGCTGGCGCCGGGAGCCGAGCACCGGCTGGGACAGACTTTGAGCATCAAATAA
- a CDS encoding OmpW/AlkL family protein, with translation MKTRHLMLASLVAAFAAAPAMAQQNTIKLGVANVQPHSSASDFSGPFTPGGISVEVRNKTTSFFSYTREINDQWDVELALGDSPTHDIALKINNPGLPASVQSMSGQVAATVRQVAPVLFVNYKFLEKTSPWRPFVGVGINYTNFDKTHSTAAGDTLNGGPTSVSLEDSVGLALQGGVTYRINNQWSLSAALITAQVKSKITTNTLGIERSADIKFRPRVFTLAMGYSF, from the coding sequence ATGAAAACCAGGCATTTAATGCTCGCCAGCCTTGTGGCGGCTTTTGCAGCAGCCCCTGCCATGGCGCAGCAAAACACCATCAAGCTTGGCGTTGCCAATGTGCAGCCCCATTCCAGCGCCAGCGACTTTTCCGGACCCTTCACGCCGGGCGGCATCAGCGTCGAAGTGCGCAACAAGACAACGTCCTTCTTTTCCTATACACGCGAAATCAACGACCAGTGGGATGTGGAACTCGCCTTGGGTGACTCGCCTACCCATGACATTGCCTTGAAAATCAACAACCCAGGCCTGCCCGCCAGCGTTCAGTCCATGTCGGGCCAGGTCGCCGCAACCGTCCGGCAGGTCGCGCCCGTGCTGTTCGTCAATTACAAGTTTCTGGAAAAAACCAGTCCCTGGCGGCCATTTGTAGGCGTGGGCATCAACTACACGAACTTTGACAAGACCCATTCCACCGCTGCCGGCGACACCCTCAATGGCGGCCCGACCTCCGTTTCGCTGGAAGATTCGGTGGGCCTGGCCCTGCAGGGCGGCGTGACTTACCGGATCAACAACCAGTGGTCGCTGTCGGCGGCACTGATAACAGCGCAGGTCAAATCCAAAATCACCACCAACACCCTGGGCATCGAGCGGAGCGCCGACATCAAGTTCAGGCCCCGGGTGTTTACCCTGGCCATGGGCTATTCGTTTTGA
- a CDS encoding alpha/beta hydrolase family protein — protein sequence MKTIHLLSIVAAASLLVACGGDSPSNLGVVDNSPARGTLIQNPPIRTAFFTAGDFAAKLNASASGRNLLAIAGAPKCGVDVQYIHYGTVGGASESTDATGALMTPSGGPGCTGSRPIVLYAHGTTTVKSYNLANLLDEGSPAYSEAALIAAIYAAQGFIVVAPNYAGYEASKLAYHPYLNADQESKEMMDALSAARKALPGLLQPVQDSGKLFITGYSQGGHVAMATHKAMQAAGQAVTASAPMSGPYALAAYTDAVFYGNVGLGSTLFAPLLINSYQKAYGNLYSQLTDIYEPSYASGIDTLLPTDTPLSTLFAPGGKLPQTALFSRTPPTAPAGSPPSLQPTLNAISPPTTPPELAPLFALGFGTSNLVTNAARLNFLLDAFANPDGAVPSVTTAQPAANPAHPIRIATKKNDLRNWTPARPVLLCAGSADPTVFYNVNTQLMQAYWSSPSPAAPPAGLLTVLNVDSAPAGAADPYATVKAGFGQAKAGTAAAAVSAGASDGGASAVVQAYHGSLVPPFCNAAARGFFQQVAAASL from the coding sequence ATGAAAACAATCCATTTATTGAGCATCGTCGCGGCAGCATCGTTACTGGTCGCCTGCGGCGGCGACTCGCCAAGCAACCTGGGCGTGGTGGACAACAGCCCCGCGCGCGGTACGCTGATCCAGAATCCGCCCATCCGCACGGCCTTTTTCACCGCCGGGGACTTTGCCGCCAAGCTCAATGCAAGCGCCAGCGGTCGCAACCTGCTGGCCATTGCCGGCGCGCCCAAGTGCGGCGTCGATGTGCAATACATCCACTACGGCACCGTGGGCGGCGCCAGTGAAAGCACCGACGCCACGGGCGCTCTGATGACGCCGTCGGGCGGCCCGGGCTGCACCGGCAGCCGGCCCATCGTGCTGTACGCGCACGGCACCACGACCGTGAAAAGCTACAACCTGGCCAACCTGCTCGACGAAGGCAGCCCGGCCTATTCCGAAGCCGCCCTGATTGCCGCGATCTATGCGGCCCAGGGCTTCATCGTGGTGGCGCCCAACTACGCGGGTTACGAGGCCTCCAAACTGGCCTACCACCCTTACCTGAATGCCGACCAGGAATCCAAGGAAATGATGGACGCGCTGAGCGCCGCACGCAAGGCGCTGCCCGGCTTGCTGCAGCCGGTGCAGGACAGCGGAAAGCTCTTCATCACCGGCTATTCGCAAGGCGGCCATGTGGCCATGGCCACCCACAAGGCGATGCAGGCGGCAGGCCAGGCGGTGACCGCCAGCGCGCCCATGTCCGGCCCCTACGCGCTGGCCGCCTACACCGATGCCGTTTTTTATGGCAACGTGGGCCTGGGCAGCACGCTGTTCGCCCCCTTGCTGATCAACAGCTACCAGAAGGCCTACGGCAACCTCTACAGCCAGCTCACCGACATCTACGAGCCGTCCTACGCCAGCGGCATCGATACCCTGCTGCCGACCGATACCCCGCTTTCCACGCTGTTCGCACCGGGCGGAAAGCTGCCGCAAACGGCGTTGTTCAGCCGCACGCCGCCCACCGCGCCGGCCGGCTCGCCGCCGTCCCTGCAGCCAACGCTGAACGCCATCAGCCCGCCGACGACACCGCCCGAACTGGCCCCGCTGTTTGCCCTGGGCTTTGGCACCAGCAACCTCGTGACCAACGCCGCGCGCCTGAATTTTCTGCTTGACGCCTTTGCCAACCCGGATGGCGCGGTTCCGAGCGTGACCACCGCCCAGCCAGCCGCCAACCCGGCCCACCCGATACGCATCGCCACCAAGAAGAACGACCTGCGCAACTGGACACCCGCACGCCCCGTGCTGCTGTGCGCCGGCAGCGCCGACCCCACGGTGTTCTACAACGTCAACACCCAGTTGATGCAGGCTTACTGGTCAAGCCCCTCGCCGGCAGCGCCGCCGGCGGGTTTGCTGACCGTGCTCAACGTGGACTCGGCGCCTGCGGGCGCGGCCGACCCTTACGCCACCGTCAAGGCCGGCTTCGGCCAGGCCAAGGCCGGCACGGCGGCCGCCGCCGTTTCGGCAGGCGCCTCCGATGGCGGAGCCTCTGCCGTCGTGCAGGCTTACCACGGCTCGCTGGTTCCGCCGTTTTGCAATGCTGCGGCACGCGGATTTTTCCAGCAGGTTGCTGCGGCCAGTTTGTAA
- a CDS encoding heparan-alpha-glucosaminide N-acetyltransferase has protein sequence MLFRRFDSLDALRGIAIVWMTAYHFCFDLNHFGYLQQNFYTDPFWTWQRSTIVSLFLFTAGLGQSVAVQQGQAWPRFWRRWAQVAGSALLVSAGSYAMYPQSFIYFGVLHGLAVMLLIVRLTAGWGRWLWFLGSAAIAMKFVAIGAHAAWPEIDFLNQNLLNWLGLISRKPVTEDYVPLIPWLGVMWWGMAAGSWALRRRPHWFGLQTGPAGRALAGLGRWSLSYYLLHQPVLIGLLMAIGALK, from the coding sequence ATGCTGTTTCGCCGCTTTGACTCCCTCGATGCCCTGCGCGGCATCGCCATCGTCTGGATGACGGCCTATCACTTTTGCTTCGACCTGAACCATTTTGGCTACCTGCAGCAAAACTTCTACACCGATCCGTTCTGGACCTGGCAGCGCAGCACGATTGTCAGCCTGTTTCTTTTTACCGCCGGACTGGGCCAGTCGGTTGCCGTCCAGCAGGGCCAGGCCTGGCCCCGGTTCTGGCGGCGCTGGGCGCAGGTGGCCGGGTCCGCGCTGCTGGTCAGTGCCGGCTCCTACGCGATGTATCCGCAAAGCTTTATTTATTTTGGCGTGCTGCATGGCTTGGCCGTGATGCTGCTCATCGTGCGCCTGACGGCCGGCTGGGGGCGCTGGCTGTGGTTTCTGGGCAGCGCGGCCATTGCCATGAAGTTCGTGGCGATTGGCGCGCATGCTGCTTGGCCGGAAATTGATTTTTTGAACCAGAACCTGCTGAACTGGCTGGGGCTGATCAGCCGAAAACCGGTCACTGAAGACTATGTGCCCCTCATTCCGTGGCTGGGGGTGATGTGGTGGGGCATGGCGGCGGGAAGCTGGGCGCTGCGCCGGCGGCCGCACTGGTTCGGGCTTCAAACGGGGCCGGCAGGCCGAGCCCTGGCCGGGCTGGGCCGCTGGAGCCTGAGTTACTACCTGCTGCATCAGCCGGTCCTGATCGGCCTCCTGATGGCCATCGGTGCGCTGAAATAA